One Prunus dulcis chromosome 7, ALMONDv2, whole genome shotgun sequence DNA segment encodes these proteins:
- the LOC117634784 gene encoding putative elongation factor TypA-like SVR3, chloroplastic — MSTRDLGSLVAFEGGTSTSYAISSSQERGQLFIGPGVEVYKGQIVGIHQRPGDLSLNVCKKKAATNIRSNKDVTVILDTPLDYSLDDCIEYIQEDELVEVTPSSIRMCKNPKFSKKSNR; from the exons ATGAGTACCCGGGATCTAGGCTCACTG GTTGCCTTTGAGGGTGGAACGAGTACTTCTTATGCCATTTCTAGTTCACAGGAGAGGGGGCAGTTGTTTATTGGTCCTGGCGTGGAAGTTTATAAAGGTCAGATAGTTGGCATCCATCAGCGGCCTGGGGACTTATCCCTTAATGTGTGTAAGAAGAAGGCTGCAACAAACATCCGTTCCAACAAAGATGTAACAG TGATTCTTGATACCCCATTGGACTACAGTCTGGATGACTGCATTGAGTATATTCAAGAGGATGAACTGGTGGAGGTTACTCCTTCGAGTATCCGAATGTGCAAAAACCCAAAGTTCTCAAAGAAATCAAACAGGTAG